The following are from one region of the Osmerus mordax isolate fOsmMor3 chromosome 1, fOsmMor3.pri, whole genome shotgun sequence genome:
- the LOC136950735 gene encoding globoside alpha-1,3-N-acetylgalactosaminyltransferase 1-like — MALFPLCKRLAGSARVLRKQLALYCLLLFLLIYFLKGRRTAVKIDKPPIFRSLGLDLSVEARAVTEETVKEKRQRLHQETWWGAPLVWGDSSISVWRRDEFGQRRVHTGLLTLAVGGYAGFLPRFLSSAELHFLPGATVTYYILTDSPRTLEPLPLLAPRRNLKIVPVAELVGWKHLALRRMALLASAIKDPIRNEVEYVFCADVDQEFVAPVGAEILGELVATLHPELYGMPRHAFPYEREPDSSAFVEDGEGDYYYTSELYGGLCPEVYTMARACSQLILQDQERGVQIAGLEESYLNRYFINRRPTCVLSPEYSWWESALAADVPAKRLVSLGRQCESLEPQKREQHGC, encoded by the exons ATGGCGCTGTTCCCACTCTGCAAACGCCTCGCAG GATCTGCCAGAGTGTTAAGAAAGCAGTTGGCCCTGTACTGCCTGCTTCTGTTTCTGCTTATAT ACTTCCTTAAAGGCAGAAGAACGGCAGTCAAGATCGATAAACCCCCCATCTTTCGCTCTCTGGGATTGGACCTCAGCGTTGAGGCCAGAGCAGTGACTgaggaaactgtcaaggagaagAGACAGCGCCTCCATCAGGAAACATGGTGGGGCGCTCCGCTGGTGTGGGGTGACAGTTCCATTTCAGTTTGGCGGAGAGATGAGTTTGGCCAACGGAGAGTCCACACCGGCCTGTTGACGCTAGCGGTGGGCGGTTACGCCGGTTTCCTCCCTCGCTTCCTGTCTTCGGCCGAACTCCACTTCCTACCGGGTGCCACCGTCACTTACTATATTCTGACAGACAGCCCTCGCACACTGGAGCCGCTGCCCCTTCTTGCCCCCAGGAGAAATCTGAAGATAGTCCCCGTGGCGGAGCTAGTTGGCTGGAAGCACCTAGCCCTGCGGCGCATGGCCTTGCTGGCCTCCGCCATCAAAGACCCAATTCGTAATGAGGTTGAGTATGTCTTCTGTGCTGATGTGGACCAAGAGTTTGTGGCCCCGGTGGGGGCAGAGATCCTTGGGGAACTGGTGGCCACGCTGCACCCGGAGCTGTATGGGATGCCACGGCACGCCTTCCCGTATGAGCGTGAGCCAGACTCATCGGCCTTCGTGGAGGATGGGGAAGGGGACTATTACTACACGTCAGAGCTGTATGGTGGCCTGTGCCCCGAGGTGTACACCATGGCCAGAGCCTGCTCTCAGCTCATCCTCCAAgaccaggagaggggggtgcaGATCGCCGGTCTGGAGGAGAGCTACCTGAACCGCTACTTCATCAACCGGAGGCCCACCTGCGTCCTGTCGCCGGAATACAGCTGGTGGGAATCTGCCCTGGCCGCAGATGTGCCGGCAAAGAGGCTAGTCTCCCTAGGGAGGCAATGTGAGTCTCTGGAGCCACAGAAGAGAGAGCAGCATGGCTGCTGA